The following are from one region of the Rosistilla carotiformis genome:
- a CDS encoding sulfatase family protein, protein MPLRRFPLLIVVAMTLAMACPSMSHADRPNVLWIYVDDMSDWLGCYGDPLAETPHIDRLAEEGVLFENAYMPAPVCSTTRSALITGTMQTTHGLHQHRTMIKKPLPEGLTTVPELFRQAGYLTFNEAKDDYNFQRDRDAMYSPEFKRPTRRQVNSHLIGRDLSWLQPLQGKRFFGQIQLKGGKFQGETGSKYPATSRVKEEQVTVPPQYPDHPVFRNAIARHYEQIAETDAQVGAIVAALKEYGLWDNTVVLFFTDHGCPLPRAKQFLYEDGLKVPLIVHWPKGTAAVKQRGGSRSDLVSGIDISASSLGFAGIEIPAFMEGRDLFANDYEPRKYVISARDRMGNAIDRIRTVRSGAFRYLKNYKTDRALFQPQYRDGYATFVTFRKLLSKSKLSPLQASYFDAANRPAEELYDLRSDPHQTVNLANDSEYASVLETHRGELVKWEEATNDQGRIPESQESLRRVYASSAGKCVSPEYDFLKEEAAPAER, encoded by the coding sequence ATGCCATTACGTCGTTTTCCGTTGCTGATCGTTGTGGCCATGACGCTTGCGATGGCTTGTCCGTCGATGTCGCACGCAGACCGCCCCAACGTTTTGTGGATCTATGTCGATGACATGAGCGATTGGCTGGGATGTTATGGCGACCCCTTGGCCGAGACACCTCACATCGACCGTTTGGCGGAAGAGGGAGTCCTGTTCGAGAACGCCTACATGCCGGCACCTGTCTGTTCGACGACACGGTCGGCGTTGATCACCGGCACGATGCAGACAACCCATGGTTTGCATCAACATCGCACGATGATCAAGAAGCCGCTGCCCGAAGGCCTGACGACGGTCCCCGAACTGTTTCGCCAAGCCGGCTACCTGACATTCAACGAAGCCAAAGACGACTACAATTTCCAGCGAGATCGCGATGCGATGTATTCGCCAGAATTCAAACGTCCAACCCGGCGGCAGGTGAATTCGCATTTGATCGGCCGCGATCTCAGCTGGTTGCAACCGCTGCAGGGTAAGCGGTTTTTCGGGCAGATTCAGTTGAAGGGGGGCAAATTCCAGGGAGAAACGGGCTCCAAATACCCCGCGACCAGTCGTGTGAAGGAGGAGCAAGTGACGGTTCCACCGCAGTATCCCGACCATCCCGTGTTTCGCAACGCGATCGCCCGCCACTACGAACAGATTGCGGAGACCGATGCTCAGGTGGGAGCGATCGTCGCGGCACTGAAGGAATACGGATTGTGGGACAACACGGTGGTCTTGTTCTTCACCGATCATGGCTGTCCGCTGCCGCGGGCAAAGCAGTTTCTTTACGAGGATGGATTGAAAGTTCCGTTGATCGTCCACTGGCCAAAAGGCACCGCAGCTGTCAAGCAACGCGGAGGATCGAGATCGGATCTTGTCAGTGGAATCGACATCTCGGCCAGTTCATTAGGGTTTGCTGGAATTGAGATTCCCGCGTTCATGGAAGGTCGTGACCTATTTGCCAATGACTATGAGCCGCGGAAGTATGTGATCTCCGCCCGCGACCGTATGGGCAACGCCATCGATCGCATCCGGACTGTCCGGTCCGGCGCGTTCCGATATCTGAAGAACTACAAAACCGATAGGGCGTTGTTTCAGCCGCAGTACCGCGACGGCTATGCGACGTTCGTGACCTTTCGAAAGTTGTTGTCAAAGAGCAAGCTCAGCCCGCTACAAGCTTCGTACTTCGATGCTGCCAATCGCCCAGCCGAAGAGCTTTATGATCTGCGGAGCGATCCTCACCAGACGGTCAACTTGGCGAACGATTCTGAGTATGCCTCGGTGCTGGAAACCCATCGTGGGGAGCTGGTGAAGTGGGAGGAGGCGACGAACGATCAGGGACGCATTCCCGAAAGTCAAGAATCGCTGCGACGCGTTTATGCATCGTCGGCTGGGAAATGCGTATCCCCAGAGTATGACTTCCTAAAGGAGGAAGCGGCTCCCGCGGAGCGTTGA
- a CDS encoding sulfatase, protein MRWILLFVCLGMVPAAVSAAERPNVLLICVDDLRPELNCFGKSYIHSPNIDALAARGRIFDRHYVQAPTCGASRFAMLTGRYGPSDNGAIFKRAAQIAKDPDSVSASMPAWFRQNGYTTVSVGKVSHHPGGRGGADWDQESQLEMPHSWDRHLLPAGPWQHPRGAMHGLAHGEIRHDPSKMDLFQSREGPDSIYPDGLITDEALRQLEQLSDGAAEQPFFLAVGIIRPHLPFGAPAKYMLPYEGITLPPIPHPTKPSGKTTWHKSGEFMRYNNWGKDPNHDAEFATAVRKHYAACVSYADAQVGKLLTRLDQLGKRDNTIIVLWGDHGWHLGEHAIWGKHALFEESLRSPLVICHPGLPDPGVTTRSIVESIDIFPTLCSLSGLPQPDFVDGVSLAPIVRSADAAGHPAVSYAKAQTIRTDTHRLIVHRDGYVELYDHRGDDGETTNIAEENPELVEAMRMQLRQRVKG, encoded by the coding sequence ATGCGTTGGATACTTCTGTTTGTTTGTCTCGGGATGGTACCTGCGGCCGTTTCGGCTGCCGAGCGTCCCAATGTGTTATTGATCTGCGTCGATGATCTACGACCCGAATTGAATTGCTTTGGAAAGTCGTACATTCATTCGCCGAACATCGACGCTTTGGCGGCTCGCGGTCGGATCTTCGACCGACATTATGTTCAAGCCCCGACGTGTGGCGCGTCGCGTTTTGCGATGCTGACCGGACGGTACGGCCCCAGCGACAACGGGGCGATCTTTAAGCGGGCGGCTCAGATCGCCAAAGATCCCGATTCGGTCTCCGCCAGCATGCCTGCATGGTTTCGGCAAAACGGCTATACGACGGTTTCGGTCGGAAAGGTCTCCCATCATCCCGGTGGAAGGGGCGGAGCCGACTGGGATCAAGAGTCTCAACTGGAGATGCCGCATTCGTGGGACCGTCATCTATTGCCGGCCGGACCGTGGCAGCACCCTCGCGGCGCAATGCATGGCTTGGCTCATGGCGAGATCCGTCACGACCCTTCCAAGATGGATCTGTTTCAATCGCGCGAAGGGCCCGATTCGATCTATCCCGATGGTTTGATCACCGACGAAGCTCTGCGTCAGTTGGAACAGTTAAGCGATGGTGCCGCGGAGCAGCCCTTTTTCCTGGCTGTTGGCATCATCCGGCCCCACCTCCCCTTCGGTGCTCCGGCGAAGTACATGTTGCCCTATGAAGGGATCACGTTGCCACCGATCCCGCATCCGACAAAGCCCAGTGGAAAGACCACGTGGCATAAATCGGGTGAATTCATGCGATATAACAACTGGGGCAAAGATCCCAATCACGACGCCGAATTTGCGACCGCCGTGCGGAAGCACTATGCCGCGTGTGTCTCGTACGCCGATGCTCAGGTTGGCAAGCTGCTGACGCGATTGGATCAGCTGGGGAAACGGGACAACACGATCATCGTGTTATGGGGCGACCACGGCTGGCATTTGGGAGAGCACGCGATCTGGGGCAAGCACGCGTTGTTTGAAGAATCGTTGCGATCACCGTTGGTGATCTGCCATCCCGGACTACCCGATCCGGGCGTGACGACGCGGTCGATCGTCGAAAGCATCGACATCTTTCCGACTTTGTGCAGCCTAAGCGGTCTGCCGCAGCCCGATTTTGTCGACGGCGTTTCCTTGGCACCGATTGTCCGGTCGGCGGATGCCGCGGGGCATCCGGCCGTCTCGTATGCCAAGGCTCAAACGATTCGCACCGACACACACCGCTTGATCGTTCATCGCGACGGCTACGTCGAACTGTACGACCATCGCGGCGACGATGGGGAGACGACCAACATCGCCGAAGAGAATCCTGAGCTGGTCGAAGCGATGCGGATGCAGTTGCGTCAGCGGGTCAAAGGTTAG